In Mycolicibacterium aubagnense, the DNA window CGGCGACGACGCCGGCCACGAAGGCCAGCGACAGTCCGTTCACCTGGTCAATGCCGAAACCCGTTCGGCCAGTTCGGATTCCGACATGGCCGACGTCGGGTTGTTGACGAAGGTCGAGGAGCCGTCGGCCCGGTAGAAGACGTAGGCGGGTTGCCACGGCACCTGGTAACGCGCCCAGATCGCGCCGTCGGCGTCGTTGATGATCGGGAAGTTCAGCCCGTACTTGCCGGCAAACCCACTCATCGCGCCAGGGTCGGCGTGCGCCGCGATACCGACGAATGCCACATTGGGGTTGGCCGCCGCCACCGCATGTACGCCGGGGGCTTCGGCGTTGCAGAACGGACACCACGGCGTCCAGAACCACAACACCGCCGGCCGTCCGACGAGGCTGGCTCCGTTGAACGTGCCACCGCTGAGCAGGGTTCCGGTGAACTGCAACCGATCGTCGGCGCGAGCTTTCGGGACACTCACGCTGGTCAGGACCAGCAACATGAGCACCGCGACCATCATGGCGGCCGCGCGCCAGACCGGGACATGCCGCAGCCGGTACGTCGAAAGTGCTCCAACGGTGACCATTGTCCGTACCTCCAGTTCCACGCGGCCGGATGCGCCAGGCCTGGCGACTTGGCCGGTATCACAGACACGTACCCGGTACCGGCGGGGTTCACCCGCCGCGGCACCTATCTGTTCGTCACGCGATGTTGCGCACCAGCGCAGGTCGTAACACAGTGGGTTATGACCGAACAGTGGATTAAAGGATGCGCAGTGCAGCGGATCGGATTCCGCGACGGACTGGTGCTGAACCTCGAGGACTACAACGAGCTCGTCATCTCGGCACCCCTCGCCTTGACTCTGCCTGCCACCGAGACCGACCCGCAGGAAGTGGTCACGATCAATCCGGCCGACGTACGCAACCAGGAACGGCCCTTGTTCGATTTCGCCGGCCAGAAATGCACGCACGCCGAGTGGGACGACAACGGCAGCCTGCATTTGGCGTTCGCGGACGGACACCGGATCGACGTGCCCACCGACGAGGAGCACACCTCGTGGGAGCTCTACGGCAAGCGCCACGGCTACGCTGCGTGC includes these proteins:
- a CDS encoding DUF6188 family protein, which produces MTEQWIKGCAVQRIGFRDGLVLNLEDYNELVISAPLALTLPATETDPQEVVTINPADVRNQERPLFDFAGQKCTHAEWDDNGSLHLAFADGHRIDVPTDEEHTSWELYGKRHGYAACLPRGHVRVVRHDLPDDQSVN
- a CDS encoding redoxin domain-containing protein; amino-acid sequence: MVTVGALSTYRLRHVPVWRAAAMMVAVLMLLVLTSVSVPKARADDRLQFTGTLLSGGTFNGASLVGRPAVLWFWTPWCPFCNAEAPGVHAVAAANPNVAFVGIAAHADPGAMSGFAGKYGLNFPIINDADGAIWARYQVPWQPAYVFYRADGSSTFVNNPTSAMSESELAERVSALTR